A stretch of the Amia ocellicauda isolate fAmiCal2 chromosome 10, fAmiCal2.hap1, whole genome shotgun sequence genome encodes the following:
- the plekhf2 gene encoding pleckstrin homology domain-containing family F member 2, which produces MVDRLANSEANSKRIAVVESCFGTAGQPLAIPGRVLIGEGVLTKLCRKKPKARQFFLFNDILVYGNIVIQKKKYNKQHIIPLENVTIDSIEDEGDLRNGWLIKTPTKSFAVYAATATEKSEWMNHINKCVSDLLEKSGKSPSSDHAAVWVPDSEATVCMRCQKIKFTPVSRRHHCRKCGFVVCGPCSEKKFLLPSQSSKPVRVCEFCYDQLSSGQLSTSLPIRSDSYGRSSKFTTHNVSDDDDEDDSSD; this is translated from the coding sequence ATGGTGGATCGCCTGGCTAATAGTGAAGCGAATTCCAAGCGCATAGCTGTAGTGGAAAGCTGCTTTGGGACAGCGGGGCAGCCCCTCGCCATCCCAGGACGGGTTCTAATTGGAGAAGGAGTTCTCACAAAACTCTGCAGGAAGAAACCCAAAGCCAGACAGTTTTTTCTCTTCAATGACATCCTGGTGTACGGTAACATTGTCATCCAGAAAAAGAAGTACAACAAACAGCACATCATCCCCCTGGAGAATGTCACGATCGACTCAATCGAGGACGAGGGAGACTTGCGCAACGGCTGGCTTATAAAAACTCCCACCAAATCATTTGCGGTTTATGCTGCCACTGCGACGGAGAAATCCGAGTGGATGAACCACATCAACAAGTGCGTGTCGGACTTGCTTGAAAAAAGTGGGAAGTCACCTAGCAGTGATCACGCGGCTGTCTGGGTGCCTGATTCTGAGGCCACCGTGTGCATGCGGTGCCAGAAAATCAAGTTCACTCCCGTGAGCCGCAGGCACCACTGCCGTAAGTGTGGGTTCGTGGTGTGCGGGCCCTGTTCGGAAAAGAAGTTCCTCTTGCCCAGTCAGTCCTCCAAGCCGGTGCGGGTGTGCGAGTTTTGTTATGACCAGCTCTCCTCTGGCCAGCTGAGCACAAGCCTGCCCATCAGGTCAGACTCTTACGGCCGCTCCTCCAAGTTCACCACACATAACGTTTCGGACGACGACGATGAGGACGACAGCAGTGACTGA